The sequence GCCGGCAAGAATATATTTAGCGAAATGTACATCAGCCGGCGGCAAACAGCCTGTCGATAGTTAGCAAAAGAATAGCGTATAAGAGGGTAAAAGAAGAGTGGCTGCAAGAGCAAAAAAACGCTTACGGCAAGATAGCGGCTGCGGTTGGCGGCCAAAGAAATGTCTGCCCATCAGAAGTTTAAAGAATATAAAAAAGCAGGAACATATCTTATAATGCCGAACATGTCAGAGTTTTGAATTTCGATTTTGCTTTTCTGTACTGGTATGGGATGTGGGAAACAATGCTTTGGGCTATAAGTGGGTTCGGTAAACAGCCGTTAAAGTCGTAAAAGTGGGATGCTGATGAAATATCAGAAGCCTATACATAAATTAAATTTTACGGGAAAATGTGGGATAAGGATAAGCAATGGCGATAGATATCAACGTTGAATTCAAGCAGGCTTTTGATTTGATTTCCGATACCAACGATTGTGTTTTCGTTACGGGAAACGCAGGAACAGGCAAAACCACATTTTTAAAATATTATATTTCCAAAGCAAAGAAAAAAACAGTAGTTCTTGCTCCTACGGGTGTCGCCGCGCTAAACGCTGGCGGCGAAACAATACATTCTTTTTTTTATTTCAAGCCTGATGTCACTCTTTCGAAAATAAAAAAGAAAAAACTGCCCGGCAACTCTATATACAAAAAAGTTGAAACTATAATAATAGATGAAGCTTCTATGCTTCGCTGCGATATTCTGGACTGCATAGACAAATTTTTAAGACTTAACAGGGAAGCGCACCGACAGGCTTTTGGCGGCGTGCAGATGGTTTTCATAGGAGACTTGTGGCAGCTTCCTCCAGTAGTAAAACGGGAAGAGGCGCATATTTTTAATTCTGTTTACAAAACTCCTTACTTCATCAGCGCATATTCGTTAAAAGAATGCATGCTTCACACGATAGAACTCAAAAAAATATACAGACAAAAAGAAAGCGTTTTTATTTCACTTTTAAATTCCGTTCGCAGCGGCAATGCCGGCGAGTCGGAACTTGTTGTACTTAACAAAAAAGCCGTCGGCATGGTTTTCAATAAACCTTCTGTAGTTTATCTTACGACGACAAACAGAAAAGCATCACAGATAAACCACGCGTATTTATCTAAAATAAACGAAAAAGAAACGGTTTTTTTTGCAGAAACCGAAAATATAAACGAAGAAACTGGCATGCTGCCGACAGAACGTGCCCTTGCCATAAAAAAAGGCGCCCAGATTATGATGGTAAACAATGACTCGAAAAACCGCTGGGTAAACGGAAGCATAGGCGTTGTGAAAGATATAAGAAGCGGCATGTATTGCGGCAAAGTGGTTATACACGTTCAATTTCAAAATGGGCGCACTGAACAGGTGGAACCTTATAAATGGGAACTTTTTAAATATAAATGGAACGAGAGTCTCATGCTAATAGAGACGGAAAGCGCGGGCTTTTTTAAACAGTATCCGTTAAAACTTTCATGGGCAGTCACAATACATAAAAGTCAAGGTAAAACTTTTGACAATGTAATTATCGACATGGAAAATGGTTCTTTTGCGCCGGGCCAACTGTATGTGGCGTTAAGCCGCTGCACATCTTTTGACGGAATTTCTTTGTCGCGGCCACTTACAAAACGTGACATCATTTCCGCAAAATTAGAAATATAAAAAATGCGGGCTGCAAACAATTGTAAAAAATAATAAAAGCATCGATTTTTCTATGGAAATTTTAAAAAAAATTAAGTATTTTATAATAAATTGAACATTAGAGGTTACAGATGAAATTTAAGAAACCGTCCATGATTAAAAACCACGTAAAATTTTTCCTGTTTTCATTCCTGCTTATAATGACTATTTTCCCACTGTGTTGGGCAGATGATGTTTGTAATTATAATGAATTAAAGACTACATTAACAAAACCTACTACTAATGCTGTTGCTAGGATAATGGAAAATATTGAATTTACGGATGATACTTTTTTGTACACGTACAATCATATAAAATTTAATTCAACAATAATAAATGGGTTGGACTATACTTTTGATTTAAAAGATAATAGCGGACTTTATATTGGACAACAAATCACTATAAATGATGAGTATGTGTCAATATCCGATTTGACAATAAAGAATTCTGGAACAAAAGCATTTATCTTTGCTGCTCTTGCCATACACAAAGAATCTTCAAGCAGTATTGATATAGAGAATTTAACACTGGAAAATATTATAAGTAGGTACGGCGCTGTAGATTTTTTTATTAATAATTCAACCATAACTTTTGCTAAAAAGATAACTTTTCAAAATAATACTTCAACAACAGATGACAGTGGTGGAGGCGGAGTAATTTCGGGTGGTCCTGCAGAAACTAAGAAAGGCTATATTAAACAGGACGGTACTTTTAATTTGATAAACAACAATAGCAAAAATTATGGCGGAGG comes from Candidatus Endomicrobium procryptotermitis and encodes:
- a CDS encoding AAA family ATPase; its protein translation is MAIDINVEFKQAFDLISDTNDCVFVTGNAGTGKTTFLKYYISKAKKKTVVLAPTGVAALNAGGETIHSFFYFKPDVTLSKIKKKKLPGNSIYKKVETIIIDEASMLRCDILDCIDKFLRLNREAHRQAFGGVQMVFIGDLWQLPPVVKREEAHIFNSVYKTPYFISAYSLKECMLHTIELKKIYRQKESVFISLLNSVRSGNAGESELVVLNKKAVGMVFNKPSVVYLTTTNRKASQINHAYLSKINEKETVFFAETENINEETGMLPTERALAIKKGAQIMMVNNDSKNRWVNGSIGVVKDIRSGMYCGKVVIHVQFQNGRTEQVEPYKWELFKYKWNESLMLIETESAGFFKQYPLKLSWAVTIHKSQGKTFDNVIIDMENGSFAPGQLYVALSRCTSFDGISLSRPLTKRDIISAKLEI